The following are encoded together in the Brassica napus cultivar Da-Ae chromosome A9, Da-Ae, whole genome shotgun sequence genome:
- the LOC125578228 gene encoding uncharacterized protein LOC125578228, with protein MSVAMDRALMALSLDEEDEEPFTMPDRPGFTSIEENRLSIMGRSLNPECQRMSGLIITMPRKWQKEGKVRGIALSRERFQFIFNSEHDLLDVLEKGVQTYNEWAMVLERWVEYPPEDYLQFIPLWVRISYIPEEYYTTEALTTLGDMIGRVIVVAFDPLKPVTQDYIRVQVLFNVANPLKMSRVINRKGGKTATIHFDYEQLQKRCFTCKRLNHEKSICPIEIRKRQEESQARRNRAKVALQKAPAATLNLEDPLYGVLEESQVGLDQLSGRPRIAKEVMDEMRRYMLADTGEDRAIKVDKLRSTVKEAEADPRAQRSVLRLEAAPMVTSDLNKGKGLVFDYSEKSQKKVSFDLNVNPNKLMAGAFKAFKPQVTLSEPVLELGFFDDSSEASVHNPFFDSSTVFRVGSPEPRSSGTIKKSSYVRRRPPKGLRNKLSSGLMVQQFDDGEDRREGKQEMSSRKRKKVVQEMGGRSNNKAQCLKAIPSEGSPNAQ; from the coding sequence ATGTCTGTGGCTATGGATCGGGCCTTAATGGCTTTGTCCCtggatgaagaagatgaggagcCTTTTACCATGCCAGATCGTCCGGGATTCACTTCCATAGAAGAAAATCGTCTCAGTATCATGGGGAGGTCTTTAAACCCGGAATGCCAGCGTATGTCGGGGTTGATCATCACTATGCCTCGAAAATGGCAAAAAGAAGGAAAAGTTCGTGGTATCGCCTTATCTCGAGAGAGGTTTCAGTTTATCTTTAATTCTGAACATGATCTTCTTGATGTTCTGGAAAAAGGGGTTCAGACTTATAATGAATGGGCGATGGTGCTTGAGCGTTGGGTAGAATACCCTCCGGAGGATTATCTTCAGTTTATTCCTCTGTGGGTGAGGATCAGCTATATTCCAGAGGAATATTACACTACTGAGGCTTTAACAACTCTTGGAGACATGATTGGAAGAGTCATAGTGGTGGCGTTTGACCCTCTGAAGCCTGTCACCCAGGACTATATCCGTGTTCAGGTGCTGTTCAATGTGGCCAACCCGTTAAAGATGTCCAGAGTTATAAATCGTAAGGGTGGAAAGACGGCGACCATTCATTTTGATTATGAGCAGCTGCAGAAGAGATGTTTTACTTGTAAGCGTCTCAATCATGAAAAGAGCATCTGTCCGATTGAAATCAGGAAACGTCAAGAGGAATCTCAAGCTAGAAGAAACAGAGCTAAAGTAGCGTTACAGAAGGCCCCTGCTGCAACACTAAATCTGGAGGATCCTCTTTATGGTGTTCTGGAAGAGTCTCAGGTTGGCTTGGATCAGCTTTCAGGGAGACCAAGAATCGCAAAAGAGGTTATGGATGAAATGAGGAGGTATATGCTGGCTGATACAGGGGAAGACAGAGCAATCAAGGTGGATAAATTGAGAAGTACAGTCAAAGAGGCTGAAGCTGATCCAAGAGCTCAACGTTCTGTTCTGCGTTTAGAAGCTGCCCCCATGGTTACTTCTGATTTAAACAAAGGAAAAGGGTTGGTATTTGATTACAGTGAGAAAAGTCAAAAGAAGGTCTCATTTGATTTAAATGTCAATCCCAACAAGCTTATGGCGGGAGCGTTTAAAGCCTTCAAACCTCAGGTCACTCTTAGTGAGCCGGTGTTGGAGCTTGGTTTCTTCGACGACAGTAGTGAAGCCAGTGTGCATAATCCTTTCTTTGATAGTTCAACGGTTTTCCGTGTAGGTTCCCCTGAGCCTAGATCTTCCGGGACTATCAAGAAGAGTAGTTATGTGCGCAGGCGTCCTCCTAAAGGGTTAAGGAATAAGTTATCTTCAGGTCTGATGGTACAACAATTTGATGATGGTGAAGACAGAAGAGAGGGTAAGCAGGAAATGAGTAGTAGAAAGAGGAAGAAAGTGGTGCAAGAAATGGGTGGAAGGTCAAACAATAAGGCGCAATGCCTTAAGGCGATCCCAAGTGAGGGATCGCCCAACGCCCAATGA